The Clostridium aceticum genomic interval AGTATTTGCCGATATCCCAGTAACTCTTGCTAGCTGCCTTGTTGATATTCCTTCTATCTCCAACGCTTTTTTTAATATTATTTGCTTCTTTTCTTTGGGTTCATTTTGTAATGTCCATGCTTCCACCTTAAATTGACTTTTTATCATCTGCCTTAATTCATCATCTGATATCTTCTTCTTTTTTTCTTCTATTTCTAGACATTTATCATCGCTGCACTCATTATTGAATTTCATAAATAATTCAAGGGCGACAACTTTATCTTCAGCAAAATTTTTTAGTACATACTCTCTATCTATTATTTTTTTCCTTTCTAAATATTCACTGTAACTACTCCATTTATAGTCTTTTATTTTTCTCGTAATCCCTGCTTTTATAGGATTTTGATGAATATATCTTATAACTGTCAAAAAATATGAATCTGTCTCTACAGGTTCACTTTTAAACCGATCCTGAAATAAGTTTCCAATTCGTTCATATTTTTTGTTATACCAATACACATAGCTTCCACTTATACGTCTCATTATTTGTTCTAAAGGTTCTTCTCCTTCTTTTAACAATAGATGAAAGTGATTGTCCATGAAACAGTATGCATATATGCTATACCTACACTTTTCTTTATACCTTATCATCGTTTGCAATAGCTTCTCTCTATCTTCATTATCCTCAAATATACTTTGCCTATTTATTCCCCTCAATATTATATGATATATTCCAGTCTCACTCTTTTTTCTTGCTGTTCTTGGCATAC includes:
- a CDS encoding REP-associated tyrosine transposase, with the translated sequence MPRTARKKSETGIYHIILRGINRQSIFEDNEDREKLLQTMIRYKEKCRYSIYAYCFMDNHFHLLLKEGEEPLEQIMRRISGSYVYWYNKKYERIGNLFQDRFKSEPVETDSYFLTVIRYIHQNPIKAGITRKIKDYKWSSYSEYLERKKIIDREYVLKNFAEDKVVALELFMKFNNECSDDKCLEIEEKKKKISDDELRQMIKSQFKVEAWTLQNEPKEKKQIILKKALEIEGISTRQLARVTGISANTIWKL